Proteins encoded in a region of the Sceloporus undulatus isolate JIND9_A2432 ecotype Alabama chromosome 11, SceUnd_v1.1, whole genome shotgun sequence genome:
- the PAFAH1B1 gene encoding platelet-activating factor acetylhydrolase IB subunit beta, which produces MVLSQRQRDELNRAIADYLRSNGYEEAYSVFKKEAELDVNEELDKKYAGLLEKKWTSVIRLQKKVMELESKLNEAKEEFTSGGPLGQKRDPKEWIPRPPEKYALSGHRSPVTRVIFHPVFSVMVSASEDATIKVWDYETGDFERTLKGHTDSVQDISFDHSGKLLASCSADMTIKLWDFQGFECIRTMHGHDHNVSSVAIMPNGDHIASASRDKTIKMWEVQTGYCVKTFSGHREWVRMVRPNQDGTLIASCSNDQTVRVWVVATKECKAELREHEHVVECISWAPESSYSTISEATGSETKKSGKPGPFLLSGSRDKTIKMWDISTGMCLMTLVGHDNWVRGVLFHSGGKFILSCADDKTLRVWDYKNKRCMKTLNAHEHFVTSLDFHKTAPYVVTGSVDQTVKVWECR; this is translated from the exons AAATCGAGCGATAGCAGATTATCTTCGTTCTAATGGCTACGAAGAGGCatactctgtttttaaaaaggaagcagaGCTTGATGTG aatgaAGAGTTAGATAAAAAGTATGCTGGACTCTTGGAAAAAAAATGGACATCAGTTATAAGATTACAGAAGAAG GTTATGGAATTAGAATCCAAACTAAATGAAGCCAAGGAAGAATTTACATCAGGTGGGCCTCTTGGCCAGAAGCGAGACCCTAAAGAGTGGATCCCTCGTCCTCCAGAAAAGTATGCATTGAGTGGGCACCGGAGTCCTGTCACAAGAGTAATTTTCCATCCAGTTTTCAGTGTTATGGTCTCTGCTTCAGAGGATGCCACAATAAAG GTATGGGATTATGAGACAGGTGATTTTGAACGAACCCTGAAGGGCCACACAGACTCTGTGCAGGATATTTCCTTCGATCACAGTGGCAAGCTGTTGGCCTCCTGCTCTGCGGATATGACCATTAAACTATGGGATTTCCAAGGCTTCGAGTGTATCAGAACCATGCATG gtCATGATCATAATGTTTCTTCTGTAGCCATCATGCCCAATGGGGATCATATAGCCTCCGCTTCAAGGGATAAAACCATCAAAATGTGGGAAGTTCAAACAGG CTACTGTGTGAAGACTTTCTCGGGGCATAGAGAATGGGTCCGCATGGTACGGCCTAACCAGGATGGCACACTGATTGCCAGCTGTTCCAATGACCAGACGGTGCGTGTCTGGGTGGTAGCAACAAAGGAATGCAAAGCTGAACTTAGAGAACATGAGCATGTGGTAGAGTGTATCTCCTGGGCTCCTGAAAGCTCCTATTCCACCATATCGGAAGCTACGGGATCTGAG ACTAAGAAGAGTGGCAAGCCCGGGCCTTTCCTGCTTTCTGGATCTAGAGACAAGACCATTAAGATGTGGGACATTAGTACTGGCATGTGCCTTATGACTCTT GTGGGCCATGATAACTGGGTACGTGGTGTCCTCTTCCATTCTGGAGGGAAATTTATTTTGAGCTGTGCCGATGACAAGACCTTGCGTGTCTGGGACTACAAGAACAAAAGATGCATGAAGACTCTTAATGCGCACGAACACTTTGTTACCTCGttgg ATTTCCACAAGACAGCGCCCTACGTGGTCACTGGCAGTGTAGATCAAACAGTAAAAGTGTGGGAGTGCCGTTGA